A single window of Archangium gephyra DNA harbors:
- a CDS encoding VOC family protein has protein sequence MAPRGRAARGHLPHRPARRPAGSPSSPGASSVRDYRRHWTSVHLDFTVTDLDAVVQRAQAAAPPLDRGIQEQKWGRMANLADPFGNGFCLLEFRGRGYDEIAGS, from the coding sequence ATGGCTCCGCGTGGCCGAGCTGCTCGGGGCCACCTCCCCCATCGACCTGCTCGCCGGCCGGCGGGGAGCCCGTCCAGCCCCGGAGCCTCCTCCGTACGTGACTACCGCCGGCACTGGACCTCCGTCCATCTGGACTTCACCGTCACCGACCTCGACGCCGTCGTCCAGCGCGCCCAGGCCGCGGCGCCACCGCTCGATCGCGGCATCCAGGAGCAGAAGTGGGGACGCATGGCCAACCTCGCCGACCCCTTCGGCAATGGCTTCTGCCTGCTCGAGTTCCGGGGCCGTGGTTACGACGAAATCGCCGGCTCCTGA